In one window of Poriferisphaera corsica DNA:
- the rpsF gene encoding 30S ribosomal protein S6, whose translation MSETNYLYEGLFLMGQSAGADLSGAMDHIKGLLDRASADVVAMHKWDERKLAYPIGNMKRGLYVQVIFKAEGQQLVKLERDCNLSEQVVRVMFTRGEHLGEVELKNFIESGSITAIEAELTSDDAEAAPVPVKEEVAPAKVEAAPAKEEAAE comes from the coding sequence ATGTCTGAAACAAACTACCTCTACGAAGGCCTTTTCTTGATGGGACAATCCGCTGGCGCAGATCTATCTGGCGCTATGGATCACATCAAGGGTTTGCTTGATCGTGCAAGCGCTGATGTTGTTGCGATGCACAAGTGGGACGAGCGTAAGCTTGCATACCCGATTGGCAATATGAAGCGTGGTCTTTACGTACAGGTGATCTTTAAGGCTGAAGGCCAACAGCTTGTTAAGCTCGAGCGTGACTGCAATCTTTCTGAGCAGGTTGTGCGTGTGATGTTTACACGTGGCGAACACCTTGGTGAAGTTGAATTGAAGAACTTCATTGAGTCTGGCAGCATTACGGCTATTGAAGCAGAGCTGACGTCTGATGACGCGGAAGCAGCACCAGTGCCAGTGAAGGAAGAAGTTGCTCCTGCGAAAGTAGAAGCTGCGCCTGCAAAAGAAGAAGCTGCTGAGTAA
- a CDS encoding lipoyl synthase produces the protein MKSINLSSQILENGGAEFIKRKKPDWLRAKLPGGKGYADTRTLVDKYKLNTVCESAMCPNMGECWARRTATMMILGDVCTRSCGFCHIKTGRPPVYDLDEPRRVGEAAALMNLKHIVITSVNRDELPDGGAEIWAEMIREIRRYSPETQIEVLIPDFCGDWDALQLVLDERPEILNHNLETVPRLYSVVRPQATYERSIELLKRAKVQGLTVKTGIMVGIGEEDHEVETLINDLVEGVRIKGIGTSNPQTDIAGHAQPPNPNRNFPEGASLERSISGIGAPEDHRDNITKRGASLIEHTNPYWNHSGPAPAPDMTQHIADISYPNATYPGVHETCDILTIGQYLQPTRNHLPISRWVKPEQFAAFKAYGEMQGVRHVESGPLVRSSYHADDQVLQLS, from the coding sequence GTGAAAAGCATTAATCTTTCCAGTCAGATCCTAGAAAACGGCGGCGCCGAATTTATCAAGCGTAAAAAACCCGATTGGCTTCGCGCAAAGCTCCCAGGCGGCAAGGGTTACGCTGATACACGCACCCTCGTCGATAAGTACAAACTCAACACCGTCTGTGAATCCGCCATGTGCCCAAATATGGGTGAATGCTGGGCTCGCCGCACCGCCACCATGATGATTCTCGGCGATGTCTGCACCCGATCCTGTGGCTTTTGCCACATAAAGACTGGCAGGCCCCCGGTTTATGATCTTGACGAACCGCGACGCGTCGGCGAAGCCGCCGCACTCATGAATCTCAAGCACATTGTCATTACTTCCGTGAACCGCGATGAACTGCCCGACGGCGGTGCTGAGATTTGGGCCGAAATGATCCGAGAAATCCGTCGTTACAGCCCGGAAACGCAGATTGAAGTTCTCATCCCCGATTTCTGTGGTGACTGGGATGCATTACAACTCGTACTCGATGAGCGTCCTGAAATTCTCAACCACAACCTCGAAACCGTCCCCCGCCTCTACTCGGTTGTCCGTCCGCAAGCGACATATGAACGGTCAATCGAATTGCTCAAACGTGCTAAAGTACAAGGACTTACAGTCAAGACCGGCATCATGGTCGGTATCGGCGAGGAAGATCATGAAGTGGAAACACTCATCAACGATCTTGTCGAGGGTGTCCGCATCAAAGGTATCGGGACAAGCAATCCACAAACCGATATTGCTGGCCACGCACAGCCACCGAACCCAAACCGTAACTTCCCTGAAGGAGCTAGTTTAGAGCGATCTATCTCAGGGATCGGCGCTCCCGAAGATCACCGCGATAACATCACCAAGCGTGGTGCCTCGCTAATCGAGCATACCAATCCGTATTGGAACCATTCGGGCCCTGCCCCAGCTCCAGACATGACGCAGCATATCGCAGATATTTCGTATCCAAACGCCACATATCCCGGCGTACACGAGACTTGCGACATTCTTACCATTGGTCAATATCTGCAACCGACCCGAAATCACCTGCCTATTTCGCGCTGGGTGAAGCCAGAGCAGTTTGCCGCATTTAAGGCTTATGGCGAAATGCAAGGCGTGCGTCATGTCGAATCCGGCCCATTGGTCCGCTCTTCGTACCATGCTGATGATCAGGTTTTGCAATTGAGCTAA